Genomic window (Cardiocondyla obscurior isolate alpha-2009 linkage group LG06, Cobs3.1, whole genome shotgun sequence):
TAATAATTCGTACGTTAGGTGGTTTATCTGCcgcctataaaaaaaaaaacacattatttttggcaaaaatttatcacgcgaAAGATAagttactaaaaaataatagtaataattttaaaagcagTAAAAATCGGAGTTTAATTctaatatgcattttttaacatcaaaagaaatcattttaactgagtttaattaatttttcaaatttctaAATTCGTCAAGTTTAATACGTCTCAGTTcagaggaaataaaaaacgaaatttattcaaaaaatatgttttattacaacgtaataaaaatatacagtgACTTCTGATTGTACGTATAAAAActcatgtaattaattaaaaatgtatataattatactcACTTAATAGTAAATGTTTAAGAAatggtaaataatttaaaatttgtttgttaatcgtcaataattttgcaatattatagaataattttaattaagtttagaaaataatctaCATTCATGCATTTTATGCTTCATAAATGCATCTatatacaatttatgtaatattttacaagtgtcatgaaatgcatttaaaaatatcacttAATGAGTATCACTGGATCGcgtatttatatttctgttatcattattcaatttatacTGATGCAAGAACTTGTTACTGATAAAATATCTCTTTTATAGACGTAAGAATACACGAATAAATACTCTTGAACTCATACGTGTGTATACAtacaagaaatttataaattcaaagagaaaaggagatatattgtataattgtCTCGTTCTATTGCAgcattaagaattaaattcaagaCTGCAATATAATGATACATTTAATGTTGTACCTCTGTGCTCTGTGTATTAACAGGACGACTGCGTCCTTTGACGACACCAGGGCGAGCTTTGACAGTGCTATCGTTTACGAATCCTATCAGTGGCGATACAGTCTTCGTTTCTTGCTGCGTAATTTCAtttgctgaaaaaaattttttttgtcgtcgTTATCATATTGTTATAACACAAACAAAAAGGGAGTATGCTAATTTTTGTACAACGTAATAAGTGCAAAATTGATAACATAATTTACCTGTAGTAATACTCAAATCAGTCTTCACATTTTCATTTTGTTTCTCTATTGCGGCCATTTTACGTCTATTCTCTTTTTCGCGTAACAACTTCTCGCGAAGACGCTTTTGTTCTTCCATTTTTTTGCGATATTCCTGCATTTCTGGATCATTATCTTCCTCCTACAATTCCATGATATATTTAGGATACGTTGCGCGGAAAAATATTGTATGCAGAACGAAAAGTTTACCTTGTTAGCGACGGTATCGTCTACTGTATCTACTCTTCGCACTTCTTGAAGATTTCTATTAGGTGGCTTACTGCGTTTCGGACTTATGTCTCGCGGTCCTTTATCCGAGGATtcagaaattcttttttgtggAGGCCTATTTATTCCGCGAGGAGGAACATTCATCGGTCTAGGGATCTTCTGGTCGTAAGAATCATTGCGATACGTATTCGGTGGCGTTCTGCTTCTCTGCATGTGATCGTTTCTTATTCGTAACGGTAAATCTCGTTCTCTGTAATTCTGGTGAGATACTCTGTGATCCtgattacaataaaatacgcGTTTTAAAATTGAGCAAGctaaatgcaaatattaatgaaaaattataatatttacctCTTGATAATTGTCCCTTTGATCCCATTGGCCCtcagatttatatttaccatcgttataattactttcgcgaGTGTAATTGCTATCTGCAGGATAATGCTTGGTTGGGCTCATATTTTGAGGTCTTTGTGGTCTATTTTCTTGCCACACGTCAGAAAAATACGCATAAGGAtcctataataaaatttaattacttgcaatttatctatatattaattttattacgttgtaTTTTATTGTACTCACATCACTTTTATTCTGGGGATAGTTTTGCTGGTATTGCGATGGACCTTGCTGAGATTGATTGTACGGCCCTTGGTTCTGATACGAGAGAGATTGTGGAAATTGTCCGCCGTGAGAGGCTTGTGGTGGGACTCGCTGATTAGAATCCCATGCCAATCGAGCTAAATGCATTTgttataaagaaaagaaatacgatatcagaaatagtaataaattaaattcagtaTAATTTTCGCTAGAAGAACTCACCGTCATTCGCAGGTTGCACAGTGCCTCTGAAATGAGggttgattaaaattttgtgGCCTGGAGGCAAAGAGACACTTTGTGACACATTAGATACGGACTGTTGCGGTACAGGTGGCATTGTATTATTAAACTGTTGGCTATTGGGTACTTGATCGGGATGATAACCAGCTCTCGTATCATAAGTACTGCGACCTTCGAACTGTGGCTCTTGAAATGGTGGCAGTCTGTTCTCAAAGGGCGGCTGACTAGGCATTGGCATGTTTGGCGGTAGATTTTGCATGGGCGGACCCTGAGCAGGCTGCTGGCGCGGGAATCCCTGCATAGGCGGCATCGGTAGGTTTCCCCCCGGTGGCAACATATTCGGCGGATTCCCGGGTAGTAGCATGTTCGGATTACCGAGGAGCGACCCGCCGCCCGAATTACCTTGCAACAAAGGTCCCTGATTGCCTTGCATCGGTCGGTTCTCTTGCATGATGCCGGCTGGATTTTGGAAAGGAGGTTGCATCGACGAGTGAAACTGCGGCTGATTCGGCGGGCAGTTGTAGTTCGGGCCCTGCATGGATCCGGCGGGAATGGGACCTCGGGGTCCGTACTCAGGCAGTCTCGAGCCGATCGGACGTGGTCCTAAAGGGCCCTGGAACTGTCCGGGATTGAACTGTGGCCTGTTCTCCGCGAATTGAGCCGGCGGCCCTTGCATCGGGCCGAAGGGCTGTTGAAAGGGTTGTTGTGGACTAGCTTGCTGGAATATTATCTGCTGATTTTGTACGTTACTTGGTACGCCATGGAGAGGACCACACGGTGGTCTAGTTTCTATTAACGGCGGTCTGCACACAGGTGGCTGATTTTCAAACCCCGGCCGTATAGTACCAAATCTGCAAGATAACAAACTGTCttaaaatgaacaaaaaacgcAAGGCAGCGTAAGTAAAATGGCATCGTTTATTAGCATCGTTTTAAACCACCGTTATTAAAATTCCAACGTTACCTTGGATTAAAGTTTCCAGTATTTTG
Coding sequences:
- the LOC139103568 gene encoding RNA-binding protein 33, translated to MSDHDDTLLDEDLGDEEYDLGNDEEEALLADDYELERQNSYKGEEETDDVLDLGVTDALDDLDAEDENIEFSRGNTDKHSDNDFYKDGEHPGAQSTSSYYEQDENAEYANEREALPQTSRNSEPNSVNVSHIGKGDLREKLQKNVQKNMYIGNGQGMEDDDCEEAKERRNRFQNERIIIPPKMNNDIPDTLENVLTSEPSRGQFRGRGRGRGIRGSRGGRFIQNTGNFNPRFGTIRPGFENQPPVCRPPLIETRPPCGPLHGVPSNVQNQQIIFQQASPQQPFQQPFGPMQGPPAQFAENRPQFNPGQFQGPLGPRPIGSRLPEYGPRGPIPAGSMQGPNYNCPPNQPQFHSSMQPPFQNPAGIMQENRPMQGNQGPLLQGNSGGGSLLGNPNMLLPGNPPNMLPPGGNLPMPPMQGFPRQQPAQGPPMQNLPPNMPMPSQPPFENRLPPFQEPQFEGRSTYDTRAGYHPDQVPNSQQFNNTMPPVPQQSVSNVSQSVSLPPGHKILINPHFRGTVQPANDARLAWDSNQRVPPQASHGGQFPQSLSYQNQGPYNQSQQGPSQYQQNYPQNKSDDPYAYFSDVWQENRPQRPQNMSPTKHYPADSNYTRESNYNDGKYKSEGQWDQRDNYQEDHRVSHQNYRERDLPLRIRNDHMQRSRTPPNTYRNDSYDQKIPRPMNVPPRGINRPPQKRISESSDKGPRDISPKRSKPPNRNLQEVRRVDTVDDTVANKEEDNDPEMQEYRKKMEEQKRLREKLLREKENRRKMAAIEKQNENVKTDLSITTANEITQQETKTVSPLIGFVNDSTVKARPGVVKGRSRPVNTQSTEAADKPPNVRIIRTIQTNDLSDTSGTRNNSGQATNQASDIVHTRQIMQQSGIGRRVVIQKPLLNSQKVATTIQKTVSNLQKSQGLQHKMSNMQIVQTQKVLQNQGNMLQRSMVVGSKATVVNQRIVAHKTPGTLQKTVINDSANVHGQKIMNTPQNAQRIVLQKSAVQAKKLPEIKTNTVTLENLAASTSEAQIRRMCQAIGTIESIRMGEGSATIVFKTQSAAMVFHKKYQRKMLDLSLITVRLVPQNAPGNKAVATIAKKS